GATTTTTGGTCACTTTACCACACGCGGCATTGAATTTTTCAGCGTGTGGTAAATAACCCGGACACATTTGATATTGGTTGCTTTAcccacacgtggcgttggattttctGATGTGTGAGCTCACTTGGTTTGTTTGGgccacacgtggcgttggattttctGCCGTGTGTGCACACGTGGTCGGGATGACGTAGGGAGAATTCTAGGACACAACAGCCATCCACAGAGTGGCCCACGAGCCACTACACACTTCGGCAGTGTGTGGGTGGCTTGAGTAAATTCTAGCGAttggaaaatctccaaaccgcCGGTCAAGACCTATACCAAACGATCAAGCACAACTAGGGGATCAACTTTAATAACTGAGCCAACCCCAAATTTTGCcgggaagtggccggaaaatTGATCCAAAACGAGAATTTCTAGTTTTTAGATTGAGtttcaaaacttaaaaatcaATCTATTCCAACCCTACCAcgcctcttttttttttttttttttttttttttttgttctccaAACCTATTTTGTTTCTatatttttaacaaattttgaaattcccAATATAGCTTTTTAATCTTCAGACATTTTAAAGTTCGTTACAACTTGTAATTGAGCGTGCCGCGTGTCTATAAACTCATTTTGACGAGCCCGACGCAACGGTGTAAATCAATTCCCCAAATTCTTTTCCGAACAGAAACTGACTAAAGTGACCCTACTCCTAAGAACGAAATGATAATTGcacaataaaataatttaaataaattaaatagattAAATATATGGTTAAAAttgggtcggggtgttacaagtTATGCCCTAAACGACTCtatatgacattaattttgtaataaacTGTAATGTAtgacattattttattttattttactttgatTATGCCGGTTTTGGGCACGACATttcaatattaaaaatacTGGGATGCTGCCGCAAAGTTTGCAATTTGGCAATCGAAACTCAAGGATGCCGCGGCAAAGTTTACTGTTCCCTCAAAATTGTTATATGATAAATCCAAAGATTCTAAAAATTTAACATCCTCCAAGAACTATGGAATCCTGCCTGAGAAATTGTTGCGAGAGAGATTTAAATCTTCAATACCATTTAGTGAAGGTAGAGATGTTTAGATGTTCTGTTTTTATACAGCTACCTAGACTTGCTGGAATTTCACCAAATAGCATGTTTTGAGACACATCTAAAAACTCCAGATTTAGTAAACTTCCTACTTCTTTGGAAAGCAAACCggtcaattgattttgagacAAGTCCAACTCAGGTAATGAAGAGAGGCCAAAGACTCCTTGGGAAATGCTACCGGTGAAATTATTCTCACGCAGAATTAAGACCGCCAAACTGCGACACTCAGATAAAGTTGTAGGGATATGGCCTTGAATGCTATTGGAACAAATAGTAATTTAAACAATTGACTTAAATTTCCAAAAGTGGATAGAATCTTCCCAGAGAAGGATTTAAATGCTGACATGCCACTATTAGCAATTGAGAAAATTATATtctatatatactaaaacTCAATGCAACTAAACACTGTAGCTAGGCACAGTGTAATGACGGAAATGCCCCTCatttttctgttgttttcGTTCTTTTTTGGGAAATAGCCCTAAATGACacccatttcataattttaattaaaaataccatcccttcccaatttttgtacaactatcacctataaatataaaattattgccCACTTATTACTGATTTTTCACAAGTTCAgaaattttggagagaagaagctcacacagctctctctctctctctggcacagctctctttctctttagtATCTGTCTATCACagctctctgtgtctctcttggctctctctatcttggctctctcgctcttggctctctctctcttggctctctctctgtctctctagcacaactctctgtctctctctttgctctgttTCTCATAGCGCAGctgtctctctctagcttcgtTATGTCCCTTTCTCCCCTATTCGATCTCTTGCTCTCTGTTTGGAATCGCGAACCCCTCCCTTTAGCTATGTCTTCTGAATAGCTGCTTGCAACCTTAAAGCTCTACTGGATTGCCGACCTCGAAAAGGTAGTgttgatggttattttcttaatatcagtattatgtgaaatgggttatagtttgattgtttgggtttgtgttaaattcgttttggctttaatttatttgggttaggttttgttgaatattcatgctcattcatctgggtttgtaccaattgcatttagattggtctggatatgtgaatcttgaaacttggGAATTTCTATTTGATGTAGTAGATCTGTATAGTGTGATTCTGATGTGTTCCTCTTATTTTACAGtcgtattgctgttatattgccattatattgcctatatattgctgttatattgtggttatattgctattgtattgtatggttattgtggttatattgtgtgaatgaaatgttgttttgtcatggtcagaaatggagacaatTGTTATTCTCGTGTGCTACAATGAAAAATGGGTCACCTCGAAGAAGATGTGCAAATACGAAGGGGGTGACTCAAAAGGCTTAATAGTTCCACGGACCATCAATTTTGCTGAACTGTTGGACCGTGTGCATCAGATTGGTAATACAAACAGCAGGGAAGACaaggtttgcttaaaattctcaattttggtggcctcgaatgagtggaagcacataaagattgaggacgatgatgatgtcaatttttttatgaagtacaATTCCGAGGTAACACCTTCAAAACTAGCTCCCTTACTCGTGAGTATAGAAGATAAAGGACTGACAAATGATGTAGTTCATAGTATGCATATCACGACAGATAGTAGTCGGATGGGTCATTCTTCAGTTGCCATTGTTGAAAGCAATGAAGTAACTTGGAATAATACAAATGTCACTGATTTGGGAGGTGAAGTAGGGACAGATTTTATGgatatgattgattttagcgaggtggaggagatgcatggtggtgataatggtactgaaagaaatgaagtgtcAGTGTACTCTGCCCCTCCTAATTTGGGGTGCTTGAACACAGCTGCCCAGTTGCCAAAAATACGTTTAGGAGGAGAATCTGAACCCACTCGTCAACATTATTGAAGTCAAATGGGTGAACAAAATCGGTATAATGCAGTCGGtgtaaatgatgaagaagcatATTTGGACAGCGGGTTTTCACGAAGCGATTGGAATCCGAAAATTACAGTTGGGCAAATTTTCTCTAGTAAGAAAGCATTGTTGACGGAGTTACGGTTGACGGCATTAAGAGGCCACTTTGAATTTAAGGTGCAATTCTCTTGCACTAAGAGGTTGCTTGTGGTTTGTTGTCAACGTCCATGCCCATGGCGGGTCCGAGCATCGAGAATTGGAGAATACAGCTTCATGATTGTGAGGTGTACAACTGTCCATGAATGTGATTTGAGGTACGTAAGTGACAAGCATCGTCAAGCAACCGCAGCACTTGTAGCCACTTCACTTAAAAGGAAGTTGAAGGATTGTCGGACAATATACACACCAAGTGACATTATGAGAGATGTGAAACACAACTTTGGTTGCACCATCCATTATTCGAAAGCTTGGAAAGCAAGGGAGTTAGCTCTATTGTCCATTAGAGGATCAGCGGAGGAGGcatattatatccttccagctTATTGCTATGAATTGGAGCGTATGAATCCCGGCACAAAAACACACATCCGAACTGATGAGAACAATCactttgtgtatttatttatggcgGTTGGCGCATGTATTAGAGGGTTCCGTTCTTCCATGCGCCCAGTGATAGCCGTGGATGCCACTCATTTAAAATCCAAGTACAAGGGTGTTATGTTTGTAGCAAATGCATTCGATGGTAATCGAAATATATATCCTCTTGCTTTtgggatcggggatttggAGACGGATGCATCATGGCATTGGTTTTTCACTAAACTTCATGAAGCCATTGGTGAGTGTCCCAATCTTGTTATTATTTCTGATCGCAATGTTAGCATAGAGAATGTGTGGAACAAAATTTTTCCAACTGCACAACATGGCATATGCTTTTATCATATGAAGGGGAACATGAAACGCACTTGCAAGTTGAAAAAGCGTGATCACATACTTATGCACTTTGAGAAGGCTGCGAAATCTTATTCCATTG
Above is a window of Prunus persica cultivar Lovell chromosome G2, Prunus_persica_NCBIv2, whole genome shotgun sequence DNA encoding:
- the LOC109947383 gene encoding uncharacterized protein LOC109947383, translated to MGEQNRYNAVGVNDEEAYLDSGFSRSDWNPKITVGQIFSSKKALLTELRLTALRGHFEFKVQFSCTKRLLVVCCQRPCPWRVRASRIGEYSFMIVRCTTVHECDLRYVSDKHRQATAALVATSLKRKLKDCRTIYTPSDIMRDVKHNFGCTIHYSKAWKARELALLSIRGSAEEAYYILPAYCYELERMNPGTKTHIRTDENNHFVYLFMAVGACIRGFRSSMRPVIAVDATHLKSKYKGVMFVANAFDGNRNIYPLAFGIGDLETDASWHWFFTKLHEAIGECPNLVIISDRNVSIENVWNKIFPTAQHGICFYHMKGNMKRTCKLKKRDHILMHFEKAAKSYSIAEFDCHFRKIKRKEHVAQYLEEAGLHKWSRAHMDGRRYNVMTTNIAESINSVLRFARMLPVVHLLGEIVNLLVKWFTERRELALNCTTTLCPNFGEKKLRNRLEDAARMNVVKVNNAQYNVLDGDMDGLVDLTNNSCSCRKFQLEQLPCKHVVAVCRFLKVSVYTKASRYYTRKTWMDAYSDSIYPVQPHGMWDTPEDVRSRVVLPPIARVMPGRRKKLRIPSQGEGTIRRKCSRCGSAGHNKSTCKSNIPLRNVA
- the LOC109947382 gene encoding uncharacterized protein LOC109947382 — translated: METIVILVCYNEKWVTSKKMCKYEGGDSKGLIVPRTINFAELLDRVHQIGNTNSREDKVCLKFSILVASNEWKHIKIEDDDDVNFFMKYNSEVTPSKLAPLLVSIEDKGLTNDVVHSMHITTDSSRMGHSSVAIVESNEVTWNNTNVTDLGGEVGTDFMDMIDFSEVEEMHGGDNGTERNEVSVYSAPPNLGCLNTAAQLPKIRLGGESEPTRQHY